The Quatrionicoccus australiensis nucleotide sequence CCGGGCAGCGGAATCTTGACCTTGCTGTTGCCCATGAAGCCGCCATCCTTGCCGAGCGAGGCGACCGCGTAGTCGGCCCCCTTGGCCAGCGCTTCCTTGACCCCGGCACTGGCATCGCCGGTCGAGATGGCATCAAGCGCGCCGGCCTGAGCCAGCGCAGCGGTCAACAACAGAAAAAGGGCAAAAATCGAATTGAGCAGGTGGCGCATGGGGTTCTCCTGTATGGGTCAGACAATATCGAGGTGGCCGAGACCGCTGGTCAGATCGCGATCCTTGGCATCCTTGCCGAGCAACTTGATCTGCAGACGCAGGTCGTTCAGCGAATCGGCATTGCGCAGGGCATCCTCGTAGGTGATCTTGCCAGCCTCGTAGAGGTCGAACAGCGCCTGGTCGAAGGTCTGCATGCCGAGTTCGCGCGACTTCTTCATGATTTCCTTGATTTCATGCACCTCACCCTTGAAGATCAGGTCGGAAATCAGCGGCGAATTGAGCAGGATCTCGACCGCGGCGACCCGGCCCTTGCCGTCCTTCTTGGGCAGCAGGCGCTGCGAGACCATGGCGCGCAGGTTGAGCGACAGATCCATCAGCAACTGCTGCCGGCGCTCTTCCGGGAAGAAGTTGATGATCCGGTCGATTGCCTGGTTGGCGCTGTTGGCATGCAGGGTGGCCAGCGCAAGGTGGCCGGTTTCGGCGAAGGCAATGGCGTAATCCATGGTGTTGCGATCACGGATTTCGCCCATCATGATGACGTCCGGCGCCTGGCGCAGCGTGTTGCGCAGGGCCGGGCCCCAGTCATCGGTATCCACCCCGACTTCGCGCTGGGTGATGATGCAGTTCTTGTGCTCGTGCACGTATTCGATCGGATCCTCGACGGTGATGATGTGGCCGTAGGAGTTCTCGTTGCGGTAATCGACCACCGCCGCCAGCGACGTCGATTTGCCGGTACCGGTGCCGCCGACCATGATGATCAGGCCGCGCTTGGTCATTGCCAGATCCTTGAGCACCGGCGGCAATTGCAGCTCGTCCAGGGTTGGAATGCTCATGTTGATGGTGCGGCAGACGACGCCGACTCGCCCCTGCTGGACCAGCGCATTGACCCGGAAACGGCCGATGCCGCTCGGCGAAATGGCGAAATTGCATTCCTTGGTCGCTTCGAATTCGGCGGCCTGGCGGTCGTTCATGATCGAGCGCGCCAGCTCGGCGGTATGCGAGGCCGTCAGCACCTGATTGGAGACCGGCGTGATCTTGCCGTCGATCTTGATCGCCGGCGGAAAGCCGGCGGTGATGAACAAATCCGACCCTTTTTTCTGCGACATCAGCCGCAGCAGGTCGTGCATGAATTTCATTGCCTGATCGCGTTCCATTCCCTGCCTTTCAGTTGTAATGCACCGGATCAGACCGGGAACGCATCCTTGTTGGCTGCCTTGTTGCGTGCTTCATTGCTCGAAACGATATTGCGTCGCACCATGTCGAGCAGATTCTGGTCCAGCGTCTGCATGCCGTAGTTCTGGCCGGTCTGGATCGCCGAATACATCTGCGCCACCTTGTTCTCGCGAATCAGGTTGCGGATGGCCGGCGTGCCGATCAGGATTTCGTGCGCCGCGACCCGGCCGGTGCCATCCTTGGTCTTGAGCAGGGTCTGCGAAATGACGGCACGCAGCGATTCGGACAGCATCGAGCGGACCATTTCCTTTTCCGCCGCCGGAAACACGTCGACGATACGGTCGACCGTCTTGGCCGCCGAAGACGTGTGCAGCGTGCCGAACACCAGGTGACCCGTTTCCGCCGCGGTCAGTGCCAGGCGGATGGTTTCCAGGTCACGCAGTTCGCCGACCAGGATGACGTCCGGATCCTCGCGCAGCGCCGAGCGCAAGGCGTTCGAGAAGGACAGCGTGTGCGGCCCGACTTCGCGCTGGTTGATCAGGCACTTCTTCGCCTCATGCACGAACTCGATCGGATCTTCGACGGTCAGGATGTGGCCGTAGTCGTTTTCATTGACGTGATTGACCATCGCCGCCAGCGTCGTCGACTTGCCGGAACCGGTCGGCCCGGTGACCAGCACGATGCCGCGCGGGTACTCGGAGATTTCCTTGAAAATCTTCGGACAGTTCAGTTCTTCAAGCGTCAGCACCTTGGACGGAATGGTCCGGAAAACGGCACCGGCGCCGCGCTGCTGGTTGAAGGCATTGACCCGGAAACGGGCGAGA carries:
- a CDS encoding PilT/PilU family type 4a pilus ATPase — encoded protein: MERDQAMKFMHDLLRLMSQKKGSDLFITAGFPPAIKIDGKITPVSNQVLTASHTAELARSIMNDRQAAEFEATKECNFAISPSGIGRFRVNALVQQGRVGVVCRTINMSIPTLDELQLPPVLKDLAMTKRGLIIMVGGTGTGKSTSLAAVVDYRNENSYGHIITVEDPIEYVHEHKNCIITQREVGVDTDDWGPALRNTLRQAPDVIMMGEIRDRNTMDYAIAFAETGHLALATLHANSANQAIDRIINFFPEERRQQLLMDLSLNLRAMVSQRLLPKKDGKGRVAAVEILLNSPLISDLIFKGEVHEIKEIMKKSRELGMQTFDQALFDLYEAGKITYEDALRNADSLNDLRLQIKLLGKDAKDRDLTSGLGHLDIV
- a CDS encoding type IV pilus twitching motility protein PilT, producing the protein MDITELLAFGVKNKASDLHLSSGLPPMIRVHGDVRRINLPAMEHKDVHGMVYDIMNDGQRKIYEETLECDFSFEIPNLARFRVNAFNQQRGAGAVFRTIPSKVLTLEELNCPKIFKEISEYPRGIVLVTGPTGSGKSTTLAAMVNHVNENDYGHILTVEDPIEFVHEAKKCLINQREVGPHTLSFSNALRSALREDPDVILVGELRDLETIRLALTAAETGHLVFGTLHTSSAAKTVDRIVDVFPAAEKEMVRSMLSESLRAVISQTLLKTKDGTGRVAAHEILIGTPAIRNLIRENKVAQMYSAIQTGQNYGMQTLDQNLLDMVRRNIVSSNEARNKAANKDAFPV